A region from the Ctenopharyngodon idella isolate HZGC_01 chromosome 13, HZGC01, whole genome shotgun sequence genome encodes:
- the scdb gene encoding stearoyl-CoA desaturase b, with the protein MKLVGQDGILSASPNCIILNEFSRLDTQKIIHSTGEPSCSHQSNCENSLWLHSNKETKTRMKAMAETTTTTTDDVYDDAYEEKQGPKPPIQIVWRNVILMSLLHLGALYGLTILPSVSILTLTWTGVCFMVSALGITAGAHRLWSHRSYKASLPLRIFLAVANSMAFQNDIYEWARDHRVHHKFSETDADPHNARRGFFFAHIGWLLVRKHPEVIEKGRKLELTDLKADGVVMFQRRHYKLSVVVMCFLIPMFVPWYFWEESLLIGYFVPCLLRYTVVLNATWLVNSAAHMWGMRPYDININPRENKFVAFSAIGEGFHNYHHTFPHDYATSEFGSRLNVTKVFIDLMCFFGLAKDCRRVTRETILARVQRTGDGSHKSG; encoded by the exons ATGAAACTGGTAGGACAGGATGGCATCCTTTCAGCCTCGCCCAATTGCATCATTTTAAACGAATTCAGTCGCTTAGACACGCAAAAAATTATTCACTCGACGGGAGAACCTTCCTGCTCTCATCAATCAAATTGCGAAAATTCTTTATGGTTGCACTCGAACAAG GAGACTAAAACGAGAATGAAAGCAATGGCCGAAACGACGACGACGACGACAGATGATGTTTATGATGATGCTTACGAGGAGAAACAGGGCCCAAAACCTCCAATTCAAATCGTATGGAGAAACGTTATATTAATGTCCCTTCTGCACCTAGGAGCTCTTTATGGACTGACGATTCTTCCATCTGTCTCTATCTTAACGCTCACATGGA CGGGAGTGTGTTTCATGGTAAGTGCTCTTGGAATAACCGCCGGCGCCCATCGCCTTTGGAGCCACAGGTCCTACAAAGCCTCATTGCCATTACGAATCTTCCTAGCGGTTGCAAACTCTATGGCTTTTCag AATGATATCTATGAGTGGGCCAGAGATCATCGTGTCCACCATAAGTTTTCCGAGACTGATGCGGACCCACACAATGCCCGCAGAGGATTCTTCTTTGCTCACATTGGCTGGTTGCTGGTCCGCAAACACCCAGAAGTTATTGAGAAAGGACGCAAGCTGGAGCTCACTGACCTTAAAGCAGATGGGGTTGTAATGTTTCAGAGGAG GCATTACAAGTTATCTGTGGTGGTGATGTGCTTTCTTATCCCCATGTTTGTACCTTGGTACTTTTGGGAAGAGAGTCTCTTGATCGGTTACTTTGTCCCTTGCCTGTTGAGATACACTGTGGTCCTTAATGCGACCTGGCTGGTCAACAGTGCAGCTCACATGTGGGGAATGAGGCCCTATGACATCAACATCAATCCCAGGGAGAACAAGTTTGTTGCCTTTAGTGCCATTG GTGAAGGATTTCACAACTATCATCACACATTCCCCCATGATTATGCTACAAGTGAGTTTGGCAGTCGGCTGAATGTGACCAAAGTGTTTATCGATCTCATGTGCTTCTTTGGACTGGCCAAGGATTGCAGGAGGGTAACTCGTGAGACCATCTTGGCCCGTGTTCAACGCACCGGTGATGGAAGCCACAAAAGTGGTTGA
- the trmt2b gene encoding tRNA (uracil-5-)-methyltransferase homolog B gives MSHAYETMRLHLTWPLLKQIVTVPKTCFSYSITSRCAVNTGSKPVKRRNERKPKLPADWHTLSWEERLADTVTPLWRMSYEEQLQWKQEQQHKILLEMTKQLAQDSMHSFSNDLRFPLLPIVASPVSDGYRNKSTFSVNKGVDGNPKTVGFYIGNGKTGNIVCVHGDHLLNMPSKHSMVARYYEDFIRLSPLRPCILFHDGGHWREITIRTNSAGHTMAIVYFHPQNLRPEEIGIHKAALVEYFSQGPGAVCQLDSLYFQESTMTRCSNEQSPYQLLYGQPHIFEEVLGFKFRISADSFFQVNRGAAEALYKTVAELNRACVGGTLLDVCCGTGAIGISLSPQMERVIGIELIEQAVEDAKCNAALNRVHNCEFLSGKAEVVLPDMMPTLKCDGGLTAVVNPSRAGLHYRVVRALRNHSAIRRLVYISCKPDGEAMRNFRELCCGSGFKRKITGEAFTPTVAVPVDLFPHTPHCELVLVFER, from the coding sequence ATGTCGCATGCATATGAAACAATGCGCTTACATTTAACCTGGCCATTGTTGAAACAAATCGTCACTGTACCAAAAACATGCTTCAGTTATTCAATAACCAGCCGTTGTGCTGTCAATACTGGCAGTAAGCCTGTGAAGAGAAGAAATGAAAGGAAACCCAAACTACCTGCTGACTGGCATACTCTTTCCTGGGAAGAAAGACTGGCTGACACTGTGACTCCTTTATGGAGAATGAGTTATGAGGAGCAGCTCCAGTGGAAACAAGAGCAGCAGCACAAGATCTTGCTTGAGATGACAAAGCAACTAGCTCAGGATTCAATGCACTCTTTTTCAAATGACTTAAGATTCCCACTCCTTCCCATAGTAGCCTCACCAGTGAGCGATGGATACCGCAATAAATCAACCTTCTCTGTCAACAAAGGTGTAGACGGTAATCCAAAAACTGTTGGATTTTATATCGGAAATGGAAAAACGGGTAACATAGTCTGTGTCCATGGTGACCATCTCCTGAACATGCCTTCAAAGCACAGCATGGTTGCAAGGTACTATGAAGATTTTATACGCCTCTCACCACTCAGACCATGCATTTTGTTTCATGATGGTGGTCACTGGAGAGAAATCACGATACGAACAAATTCTGCCGGTCACACCATGGCCATAGTCTACTTCCATCCTCAAAACCTAAGGCCTGAGGAGATTGGCATCCATAAAGCTGCTCTGGTTGAGTACTTCTCACAAGGTCCTGGAGCAGTTTGTCAGCTGGATTCTCTTTATTTCCAGGAGAGCACAATGACCCGTTGCAGTAATGAACAATCCCCCTATCAGCTTCTGTACGGACAGCCCCATATCTTTGAGGAGGTGCTTGGCTTCAAGTTCCGCATTTCTGCTGATTCTTTCTTCCAGGTGAATCGGGGAGCAGCGGAGGCTTTGTACAAAACTGTTGCGGAGCTGAATCGGGCTTGTGTTGGGGGCACCCTTCTGGACGTCTGCTGTGGTACTGGAGCCATTGGCATTTCGTTATCCCCACAGATGGAGAGAGTCATTGGCATAGAGCTCATTGAGCAGGCAGTCGAGGACGCCAAGTGTAATGCAGCACTAAACAGAGTTCATAACTGTGAATTTCTCTCAGGCAAAGCAGAAGTTGTTCTGCCAGATATGATGCCCACTTTGAAATGTGATGGCGGGCTGACAGCCGTTGTGAATCCGTCCAGGGCTGGCCTACATTATCGAGTTGTCCGAGCTTTGAGGAATCACTCAGCCATAAGAAGGCTTGTCTATATATCATGCAAACCTGATGGGGAGGCAATGAGGAACTTTAGAGAGCTCTGCTGTGGTTCAGGTTTTAAGAGGAAAATCACTGGAGAAGCCTTCACACCAACTGTGGCTGTACCTGTGGACCTGTTTCCACACACTCCTCACTGTGAACTAGTTCTGGTTTTTGAGCGATAG